GACGCAGAGTGCCGTGGCAGCATACGCTTTTACCACCCTCACCGTTGTCCCCGGTGCGCTTGAACACAAAGGGGCAAAGATCCAGATCCTTGATATTCCCGGGCTCATTGCCGGTGCCGCGATGGGGAAAGGGAGGGGAAAAGAGGTGATCGGAGTCGTGCGCAGTGCCGATATCATTGTTATCCTCGTTGATGTCTTCAACCAGCAGCACGTTGATGTTCTAATAAAAGAGTTGTACAATGCAGGGATACGGATCAACTGCAAAAAACCTGATATCACCATCAAGAAGACCGCGTATGGTGGCGTACGGTTGTCCGCTGTGGGGACGCTGGACCTTGACATCGATGAAGTCCGGTCAATCCTTGCAGAAAGCAAGATGATGAACGCCGAAGTCCTTATCCGCGGCAATGCGACACAGGAGGATTTTATCGACGCCGTACAGGGCAACCGCATCTATGTCCCGGCGTTTATCGCTGTGAACAAGGTCGACCTTGTTGAGCAGGAGACCTCGGACACAATCGAGCGGAACCTGTTGCAGCGGTTCAAAATCCCGCCGATCATGATCTCTGCACAGGCGGGCTTTCACATGGAGGAGCTCAAAGATGCAATCTACGATTCACTCGGGTTTATCCGTGTCTTTTTAAAACCCCATGGCGAGGAGGCGGATCTCAAAGAGCCGCTCATCATCAGGAAAGGAAGCAACGTGCAGGACGTCTGCACCAAGCTCCACCGGGATTTTGTGCACCGGTTCCGTTATGCCCGCATCTGGGGAAAATCCGTCAAACACCCGGGACAGCGTGTCGGGCTCCCGCATAAACTCAGGGACGGCGACCTGCTCACCATTATCATTGAACACTGACCGTTACCGGCATTTATCTTTTCAAATAAGGATTATTTCTTGATCCCACCCTGCGACATGGTTTTTCCCTGTTCCAGTGTTTTGGTCATATCCTGCGCATATGTTGTATTGCTGATCCCAAGCACGTTCATGACATCGTGAACAAGGGAAAGAATTGCGTCCACGCAGGCATTCAGCCATTCCATCATCTCAGTCATGGATTCCTTGGTACCGGGCAGGGCAGTCCCTTTCTGAGGGACTGTGACATTCAAGCTCTGGGCTTTATTAATTATATCGTCATCTGCCGATCCTGCTGCTGATGTAGGAACTGTAAGAACAACAAAGATGAA
Above is a genomic segment from Methanoregula sp. containing:
- a CDS encoding GTP-binding protein, which produces MSGLEDQIRELEDELQRTPYNKATSKHIGRVKAKIARLRDEAVTRAMKAGGGGEGYSVKKSGDATAVLVGFPSTGKSTLLNQLTGTQSAVAAYAFTTLTVVPGALEHKGAKIQILDIPGLIAGAAMGKGRGKEVIGVVRSADIIVILVDVFNQQHVDVLIKELYNAGIRINCKKPDITIKKTAYGGVRLSAVGTLDLDIDEVRSILAESKMMNAEVLIRGNATQEDFIDAVQGNRIYVPAFIAVNKVDLVEQETSDTIERNLLQRFKIPPIMISAQAGFHMEELKDAIYDSLGFIRVFLKPHGEEADLKEPLIIRKGSNVQDVCTKLHRDFVHRFRYARIWGKSVKHPGQRVGLPHKLRDGDLLTIIIEH